AACCGACAGCCGTACCGACCAAGAGCCGCCGCTGGTTCTCGGGCGTAGGTAGCGCAAAGAAAGAAGACCCCAATGCGCGCGTGCAAAAGTCCGAACTGAACCCAGACGCCAAGGCGTTTAGCTTTTCTCCCGATGCATCGAGGATCTTCAACTTTACGCGCGGTCGGACGTTTAATCTCGGTCCGCCATCGACTCCTACCAACTCGGGCTCGAAACAACCGGCTGCGTCGGCTTCTGTtactgctcctgctcctgccccTGCCCCTGCGCCTACCTATTCACCGTTTGGTCTCGGAGCTGGTGCGAACGCGAGTACGCCGACGCTCGGAAGTGCCGGTACGGCGAGCAACGCGTTCTTTTCGTCCTTATTGGCGTTTGCGCCTTCCCCCGCAGAGCGCGAAGCTCTCCAACGTGCGCTCGGACCCAACAACGGTTTGACTCGTACGCTGAGCGGCACATCCGCGCGGTCTCCCTTCACGTCGCCTCTTCCCTCGGCTCGTTCGAGCGCGGTGGACTTGAGTCTGAGCGACAAGGCTGCTCTGGCGTGGAATATCGACTCGGCTGCCGCTCCCGTCCAGAAACGCACCTGGTTTCCAGTCCGGAAAAAGGCTGCCGTCGTTGAAGAGGCCGATTAGGGGTAGTAttaataatgccttggggggAGTCCCCGGACATATGGCCCATGGACTGTGAATGGTAGTTCTGTTGTTGATGTTCAATTTTTTTGTGTGATTAACTGCTTGTCCTTTATATGACTCGAGATGTTCTGCTCAATCAcgattttcttttctttatATATTTTCCATGCACGTGGACTTTCTGTGTATGTGTGTGCTGGTCCGCTCATATGCGCGCCCATGTGTGAGGGAGAAAGTCGAACGTTTATTTGTATACGAAGCATGTATACATGGTATCTATATGCGTTTGGCATCCCGCCGCCATGGTGTTTATCCACGAGCTTTGAGCGCAGCTGCGTACTTGCTTTGGAGTGTGTATAGGTCCTGCGTGCGGACGTGTTTAGCGGCCGATTCCGCGGCTGGTTGGAGCGACTTACGGTCCCAGGATACACGGCATATCCGTCATTGTAATAAGTAGCCGTGCTGATGCCTGCCTGCCTACATGCGCATAATAATCGTCATTTCGACTGAATTGAGAGCCTCTAGAACAGTCGACTTGCCAAATAAGGTCACCAGCCACACTCCATTAGATACAATCTCGTTCCACCAAGCAGTGTACGTGGCCTGTGCGTACAATCATTATCACATCTCATCAGCCTGCCCAAAAGTCACCCAATGAGTCACTCACCACCTGGTCCGTGGTCACGCCGAACTCTTCCAAGATCACAGGCTGAacacaaaacaaaaacaaaaaattATTTTCAGTAAAGGATGATTCGGGTCGGCGAAATCGAAGGCAAAGAACCTTGTTTGCCGACTTCTGAGAAGCCGCATGATCTACAAGGCGCGTGATTGATATCAATAAATAGATATATCGAAGTGCAAAGCCGGCTTGGCGGACTTGCCTCTTATCCACTGAACTCCCCAAAGTGTTGCATTCGCCGATTGGCCCCAGCTCACGGGATACGAATGGAACGTCCCGAAATCGAGCGTTGAGATTTCTGCCCACGGTTCGGATCATCAAGAAGCCCTGGAGTTGAACTGTTCGGAATGGAATGCTTACTCAGGTTGGCGTCAAAGTCGATGCCTTCTCCCCCTTGGTACGGGTAGTTCGGCCCGTTGGCTGAGTGCGGGTTGGGATGTTTTAGGTGAATACACGCGGGCTTCGGGTGCAATTGGTAGAATACGAACCCTGGTTATAGAATCCTTCGTCTCCGAGTCCGACCAAGTGATTTCTGTGATTGTTTTTGTTAGTGCATAATACTAAATCCGGGAGCCCGGTCTCGACTCACGGATCGAGTGATTTGATGTATGCGGATATTTCCGCTGCAAATGGGCTCAGAGACCGATAAAGGAACGTGATCTGCACATTGACTTACAAGCCCAATTTGTGATTGTCTACATACGAGTGGTGGTGAGTCAATGTGCGGCAGGTATAGCTTTGTCGACTTACTGCAGTAGTGCAAGTTCCACTCCAGGTGCCTGTACTCCCCTTGCAGCGGGGCTCGTTAGCAAGCTCCCTATAATGCATACAGTCAGTTTTGAGAGGTCTTGATTTGTGACCAGTGCTTGCCAGCCAAGGACGTGGGTTCGTCTTTGTAGCGGCTGACCCATGCATTGATGTAGCTCTTGAATGCGGCTTTAACCTTGGCATCTAAACGCAAGTTCGATGAGGTACCTCTTGGTGTTCTGAATGTGTCACTTGCCAGTATAGAACAGGTCGTGGTTTGAGGAGCCAAGTATCTGCTTTACGTAGACGTCTGAAATGGTTGAGCATCGTATACCTATACTATGGTACGCAAGATTCCGGCTTACCCATTCCTCCATAATCTATTGGTATTCCGGCTTAGTTACTAGTTAAAGTCTTCCTAAATTCACTTACCAGACCAATTATTCGTAAGCGCAATGATAAGCCGAATGCCAGCTCTATTATGATTGTAAGGAGACAGAAAAGACATATATGAGAGTGAACTTACGCTTTTGCCGCTGCGACGACAGTATCTTCCAGAAGCAGTCAATCAAAGAAGTACCGGATTTTATTTACTTACCAAACTTGGCTAGGCCATCTGCGCCAGTGTTCACGGTCGCAGTGGAACCAGACCACAACTGGTAGTATGTACCGCTTGGACTCGTAACGTCGTTGAACCCCCAGGTGCGCAATGTAGTAAATCCCCTTGGACATACCGTTTTATTTTCACTAATTCTCGAGAAAATCAAGGAACACTTACGCATTCTTCAGGTCAGTGAATGCTTGTGTAATGTCAGTCGACGTAGAGAGCTGAGCCATCCAATACGCGTTTGACTAACGACTCAATGGGTTAGTTAAACCCATTCCTATCCTGAATTTAGCTGGGAATAACATACACCCACGACTGTAAATGTCGACCCATTCAGAGTGAACTTTGTACCGGAGGTCTTAACAAATCCTGTGCTGACTGGAGCGGCGACAGAAGTAGTAGATGTGATGGTAGTCGAAGTAGTTTTAGATGTCGTAGAGGTCGGGCCCATGGTTGTAGATGGCGTAGCGTTAGTGGTTGTGGAAGTAACCACTAGACACTGAGAGTAATCTATAATATTGTAAGACGCCATTATAATTTCAGAAATCTGGGCGCATACAATCATTTTGGTAAACGCATGCGAGCCCAGAATCGCACGCTGTGCTCCCGGCATATCCCTTGCCCCGCACTGTCCCCACTGGCCGATAGCTAAAGCGGGGGTCAACGAAGAGGCAAGAATCGCAGCATTGAGCATAGACTTCATTGTGCTAGTTTCAGAAAAGCAACTTGCAGTGCTAGTCGCTTGCTATTCCAGAACCTTTATATACAATGGCAGACACCAAATATTGGAATCAACGATTCCTCGCCTTCGAGACCTATATTCTTCACAATACATTGTACGCTAGACATGAAAGCAACACACGCCTCCACTACTAGCAAAAAATCTTCCAATTGGGTGACTTACCGGGGCCCATGACTTGAAGCCAACTTCCACAGCTTATTACGCTGGAATATTCTGCAATATTGACAATATACCCTGCCATCGCGTGATACCGCTCCCGTGCTTTTTATAGCTCACACATCAAAATTAGACACTGCCGTATTTCTCGAGTAGCCTAAATGCCATTCTGTTTGATTGTTAGTCCCCGCCATCGTCCGCAGTTTCGCCGGGTTCTGCTCCATATTCCGTGAGCACAAGAACATTGTCTTTTTGTGGCATATATTTTCAGATGTAGTAGTGATTATTCAATCAACTGGGTCGAGATGATCGGCACTGATAATAATCATGACTATCGGGCACTAGAGCCCTCTATAGATGATGAGGATGAAAGATTCAAGAATTCGCCGTTTATATACACCATTAAGCCCATTATTGAAACATAAATTAACCACGAGCCTTGAGCTCCGCAGCATATTGGGTCTGTAGAGTGTATTCTGCCTGTTCATATGCGTGAGATAGGATGTTGCGGTGCAAAGCTGTTAAGCAACATACCTCTCCAGGGAAAATAGTGTAACCATCATCGTGAGCGTTCCCATAAGACAAAGCGCTTCCAGCTTGCCAGATGAGGTCTCCTGCGAGCCCACTGGAAATGATTTCTTTCCACCACACAGGATAGATGTTCTTTACAGCCCATCAGTAAGGCACCTGGCACGCATCAAAACAGTTAGAGCATACCAATCTCCCATATTGCTCAGTAACTCCGAATTCTTCAAGAATGACAGGCTGGTTTTAATCAATCAGCATAAGTTTACAGCAAGACTTTGTTTCACAAGACGTTACCTTGTTGGCCGCCTTTTGCGAAGCagcatggtctgtgcacgaGCGTATCAGTTACATGAACTCATAAGATATTCGTTGAAACTGACCCCTAATCCATTGAACACCCCAAAGAGTGATGTTGTTCGCCTCTCCCCAGTGTTCGGGGTAAGCATGGGCAGTACCAAAATCAAGTGTAGATATTTCTGTAAAGGGATGAGCTCAGCTCAGCGAATATTCGATACCACCTACGCAAGTTTGCGTCAAAGTCGATACCCTCTCCACCTTGGTAAGGGTAACTGGGGTGGCCGGCTATGTAACACTTGGTCAGCGCATGAAAAGCGGTCTGCTGGTATAGGCCATACGTCGGTTAAAGAAACCCTCATCACCAAGACCCACGAGTTGGTTGCTTTAAACGAATCAATGAGCATACGAGATAGTGGCGTATGTGTGGTAGAATAACTCACGGAGCGATAGACTTGATATATGCAGAGAATTCCTCTAAGCCTACGGTTAGTTTCGCTTCTTAATAGTTTCCATTATATACGTACTGGCCCAGGCGGTAATAGTCTATCCCAAGGAATTCTAAATTAGCAAGAGTACATCAACCATACATTAGATACTTGCCGCAGGTGTGCAAGTTCCAGTCGAGGTTCCACTGCTTCCTCGGCAGCGGGGCTCGTTAGACAACTCCCTAAGTTAACATATAAGAATTCGCCTTCATTTTTGTAACCGATCATACCAGGCCATGATAGTGGGCTCGTTCTTGTACCGCCCAACGAAGGCATCAATATACTTCTTGAAAGCTGCCTTGACGGTTGCATCTAGAATCTGGTTAAGTTGAAGAAGCAAACCAATGATTGAGTAAAGCTTACCAGTATAGAAGAGATCGTGGTTGTTCGAGCCGAGGATTTGTTTGACGTAAACATCTGCAGAGGAATAGGTCAGAGTTATAATTAGTGCACCAGAGAACGACTTGGTTTACCCATTCCGCCGTAATCTACAGTGTCATTTATTAGCTTCTTTTACATTAA
The window above is part of the Rhizoctonia solani chromosome 7, complete sequence genome. Proteins encoded here:
- a CDS encoding Cellulase (glycosyl hydrolase family 5 protein), which produces MKSMLNAAILASSLTPALAIGQWGQCGARDMPGAQRAILGSHAFTKMICLVVTSTTTNATPSTTMGPTSTTSKTTSTTITSTTSVAAPVSTGFVKTSGTKFTLNGSTFTVVGSNAYWMAQLSTSTDITQAFTDLKNAGFTTLRTWGFNDVTSPSGTYYQLWSGSTATVNTGADGLAKFDTVVAAAKAAGIRLIIALTNNWSDYGGMDAKVKAAFKSYINAWVSRYKDEPTSLAGKHWELANEPRCKGSTGTWSGTCTTATITNWASEISAYIKSLDPNHLVGLGDEGFYNQANGPNYPYQGGEGIDFDANLSKHSIPNSSTPGLLDDPNRGQKSQRSISGRSIRIP
- a CDS encoding Cellulase (glycosyl hydrolase family 5 protein), whose protein sequence is MKYALTTATLAATIGTVVAVAEWGQCGGINYSGPTTCDAGLSCVKQNEYYSQCLKATTTTGPTTTSRPITTTTTAPVTSTTSTTPPPASTGYVKVSGQKFTLNGATFTVVGSNAYWIPQLSNPADITTAFSDLKKAGFTALRTWGFNEVTSPSGTYYQLWNGATSTINTGADGLARFDQVVAGAKAAGIRLIVALTNNWSDYGGMDVYVKQILGSNNHDLFYTDATVKAAFKKYIDAFVGRYKNEPTIMACPAAEEAVEPRLELAHLRQVSNTITAWAKEFSAYIKSIAPNQLVGLGDEGFFNRPGHPSYPYQGGEGIDFDANLQISTLDFGTAHAYPEHWGEANNITLWGVQWIRDHAASQKAANKPVILEEFGVTEQYGRLNIYPVWWKEIISSGLAGDLIWQAGSALSYGNAHDDGYTIFPGEAEYTLQTQYAAELKARG